In Hirundo rustica isolate bHirRus1 chromosome 2, bHirRus1.pri.v3, whole genome shotgun sequence, one genomic interval encodes:
- the LOC120748745 gene encoding solute carrier family 2, facilitated glucose transporter member 3, whose product MDTKKKITAPLVYAVCIAAIGSLQFGYNTGVINAPEKIIQKFFNKTLSERSGKAVSQELLTSLWSLSVAIFSVGGMIGSFSVSLFVNRFGRRNSMLLVNILAFIGGLLMAFSKAAKAVEMLIIGRFVIGAFCGLCTGFVPMYISEVSPTSVRGAFGTLNQLGIVVGILVAQIFGLEAIMGTEGLWPMLLGFTVLPAILQCIGLLFCPESPRFLLINKMEEEKAQAVLQKLRGDRDVSQDIQEMKDESAKMSQEKKATVPELFRSPNYRQAIIIAIMLQLSQQLSGINAVFYYSTGIFERAGITQPIYATIGAGVVNTVFTVVSLFLVERAGRRTLHLVGLAGMAMCAAIMTVALALKDIVGWIRYISIVATFGFVALFEIGPGPIPWFIVAELFSQGPRPAAMAVAGCSNWTSNFLVGMLFPYAEKLCGSYVFLIFLVFLVIFFVFTFFKVPETKGRTFEDISRGFEGRGANTPSSPQKTPMAELNSK is encoded by the exons ATGGACACCAAAAAG AAGATCACGGCGCCTCTTGTCTATGCTGTCTGCATTGCTGCCATTGGATCTCTCCAGTTTGGGTACAACACCGGGGTAATTAATGCGCCTGAGAAG ATCATCCAGAAGTTTTTCAACAAAACCCTGTCGGAAAGGAGTGGGAAGGCTGTCTCCCAAGAGCTCCTCACCTCCCTGTGGTCGCTTTCTGTGGCCATCTTCTCAGTAGGAGGCATGATTGGCTCCTTCTCAGTCAGTCTGTTTGTAAACAGATTTGGCAG gaggAACTCCATGCTGCTGGTGAACATCTTGGCCTTCATTGGCGGCCTTCTCATGGCCTTCTCGAAGGCAGCAAAGGCAGTGGAGATGTTGATTATTGGCCGCTTTGTTATTGGTGCCTTCTGCGGCCTCTGCACCGGCTTTGTGCCCATGTACATCAGCGAGGTCTCGCCCACCAGCGTCCGCGGAGCCTTCGGCACCCTCAACCAACTGGGCATTGTTGTGGGCATCCTGGTGGCTCAG ATCTTTGGACTGGAGGCGATCATGGGCACTGAAGGACTTTGGCCAATGCTTTTGGGCTTCACCGTCCTCCCAGCAATTCTGCAGTGTATAGGTCTGCTATTCTGCCCTGAAAGCCCCCGTTTCCTATTGATCAACaagatggaggaggagaaagcccAAGCAG TTCTCCAGAAGCTCCGTGGCGATCGAGATGTGTCTCAGGACATCCAGGAGATGAAAGATGAAAGTGCTAAAATGtcccaggaaaagaaagcaactgTGCCGGAGCTCTTCCGTTCCCCAAACTACCGTCAAGCCATTATCATCGCCATcatgctgcagctctcccagcagctctcaggcATCAATGCT gTATTCTATTATTCTACAGGGATTTTTGAAAGAGCTGGTATCACACAGCCTATCTATGCCACCATTGGAGCTGGTGTGGTGAACACAGTCTTCACTGTGGTGTCG CTGTTCCTGGTGGAGCGTGCAGGGCGCCGGACGCTCCATTTGGTTGGTTTGGCTGGCATGGCTATGTGTGCTGCTATTATGACTGTAGCTTTAGCTCTAAAG gaCATTGTGGGCTGGATCAGGTACATCAGCATTGTTGCTACTTTTGGCTTTGTGGCTCTCTTTGAGATTGGCCCTGGCCCTATCCCGTGGTTCATTGTGGCAGAGCTCTTCAGCCAGGGCCCACGACCTGCGGCCATGGCGGTGGCCGGTTGTTCCAACTGGACTTCCAATTTCTTGGTGGGAATGCTCTTCCCCTATGCAGAG AAACTATGTGGCTCCTATGTCTTCCTCatcttccttgttttcctggTCATCTTCTTCGTCTTCACATTCTTCAAAGTGCCAGAGACCAAGGGCAGGACTTTTGAAGACATCTCCAGGGGCTTTGAAGGACGAGGAGCAAACACCCCCTCGTCACCCCAGAAGACCCCCATGGCGGAGCTGAACAGCAAATAA